One region of Motacilla alba alba isolate MOTALB_02 chromosome 24, Motacilla_alba_V1.0_pri, whole genome shotgun sequence genomic DNA includes:
- the LOC119711366 gene encoding NF-kappa-B inhibitor zeta-like: MLQTVCMSPELLVNQNMSEGEICGYSPGQGSPLPGETASPKSCFQQSPSLPDSGLTELNVASPKIYHPPPPPPCNPPGMPAPADSELSSDPPQKRYMGVRVKMPVRELLRKIRLSKGLDPAPGKEASPVKMAAKGSSGKTAEKRRSHPYTEKQLRQGKQSAGQSPKGLEDLDILVEVLQEDLNQSQLGEEPRHPVPDGFWQGFSRELQGCRWQSVGSEEAAAAGLQGRQPGPAELPPECCGRDFHPILRGQAEPAFHGQQESLQRSGPPGMFSRMGEEGSGWWEQDALPSSQECFPRNSPSHEGLLRNSPSQECFPRDSAPQECFPRNSAPQEGFPRNSAPQECFLRNSPSQGCFLRNSAPQECLLRNSAPQDTPALPSLAEMLLGAPRGSPDVEGRLRLTPNSFTRQDLSALSFFQFQLRREENLLRNIPEEKLLAPDENGNRLLHKAVAQGRRALTFALAQRFAALNKIDEKDAEKRTALHLAAEKNQHLMVSDLISLGANVNEQDSSGRTALHLCAENGYLRVLEVLKSCKSSGVCVDVDVPDHCGLTPLHRAALAHTVLVTECQGTARDSSTGRLLRLRRAQILEGILCLLQMGARPRLQVLNSCQTSTPCLKLEENTELMCLLQPHQPRAQDVPQESCSLLGAPRGIPAPPAADNSPGLCSLASSDLLDVLLTGKC; this comes from the exons ATGTTGCAAACAGTCTGCATGAGCCCCGAGCTGCTCGTCAACCAAAACATGAGTGAAGGTGAAATCTGTGGCTACAGCCCAGGCCAGGGATCTCCCCTGCCTGGAGAAACTGCCAGTCCCaagagctgcttccagcagagcCCATCTCTGCCAGACTCTGGATTAACTGAGCTGAACGTGGCGAGTCCCAAGATCTaccaccctcctcctcctcctccttgcaaCCCTCCAGGGatgcctgctcctgctg ACTCTGAACTTAGCTCTGATCCCCCTCAGAAGCGCTACATGGGTGTGAGAGTGAAGATGCCAGTGCGGGAATTGCTGAGGAAAATCCGACTCTCCAAAGGCTTGGACCCGGCTCCCGGCAAG GAAGCCTCACCAGTGAAGATGGCAGCCAAAGGATCCTCAGGAAAAACAG cagagaagAGGAGATCTCACCCTTATACAGAGAAACAGCTTAGGCAG GGCAAGCAGAGCGCTGGGCAGAGCCCCAAAGGCTTGGAGGACCTCGACATCCTggtggaggtgctgcaggaggatcTGAACCAGAGCCAGCTCGGGGAGGAGCCTCGGCACCCCGTGCCAGACGGGTTTTGGCAGGGATTCTCCAGGGAGCTGCAAGGCTGCCGCTGGCAGAGCGTGGGGAGcgaggaggcagctgctgctggcctgcagGGGAGGCAGCCGGGCCCAGCTGAGCTTCCCCCCGAGTGCTGTGGGAGAGATTTCCACCCCATCCTGCggggacaggcagagcctgcCTTCCATGGCCAGCAGGAAAGCCTCCAGAGGTCCGGCCCGCCTGGAATGTTCTCCAGGATGGGCGAGGAGGGGAGCGGCTGGTGGGAGCAGGATGCTCTCCCGAGC TCCCAGGAATGTTTCCCGAGGAATTCTCCATCCCACGAAGGTCTCCTGAGGAACTCTCCATCCCAGGAATGTTTCCCAAGGGATTCTGCACCCCAAGAATGTTTCCCGAGGAATTCTGCACCCCAGGAAGGTTTTCCAAGGAATTCTGCACCCCAAGAATGTTTCCTGAGGAACTCTCCATCCCAGGGATGTTTCCTGAGGAATTCTGCACCCCAAGAATGTCTCCTGAGGAATTCTGCCCCCCAGGACAcgcctgccctccccagcttggcagagatgctgctgggagctcccaggggctctCCAGATGTGGAGGGACGCTTGAGGCTGACCCCGAATTCCTTCACCAGGCAGGACCTCTCCGCCCTCTCCTTCTTCCAGTTCCAGCTGCGCAGGGAGGAAAACTTGCTGAGGAACATCCCAGAGGAAAAACTGCTGGCCCCCGATGAAAATGGCAACAG gctgctgcacaAGGCTGTCgcccagggaaggagggctCTGACTTTTGCCCTGGCCCAGAGATTCGCAGCCCTCAACAAGATCGACGAGAAGGATGCAGAGAAAAGG ACTGCTTTACATCTTGCTGCAGAAAAGAACCAGCACCTGATGGTGAGCGACCTGATCTCCCTGGGAGCCAACGTCAACGAGCAGGACAGCTCTGGGAGAACTGCCCTGCACCTGTGTGCTGAGAACGGCTACCTGAGAGTCCTGGAG GTCCTGAAAAGCTGCAAGAGCAGCGGGGTGTGTGTGGACGTGGATGTGCCTGACCACTGTG GTTTGACCCCCCTGCACCGTGCTGCTCTTGCCCACACCGTGCTGGTGACAGAgtgccagggcactgccagggacagcagcacggGGAGGCTCCTGAGGCTTCGGAGAGCCCAGATCCTGGAGGGaatcctctgcctgctccagatGGGAGCGCGGCCCCGGCTGCAG GTTCTGAATTCCTGTCAAACCTCCACCCCCTGCCTAAAGCTCGAGGAGAACACAGAGCTCATGTGTTTGCTTCAGCCTCATCAACCCCGGGCACAGGATGTTCCTCAGGAG agctgcagcctgctgggtgCTCCCAGAGGAATCCCCGCTCCCCCAGCTGCAGATAACTCACCTGGGCTTTGCTCCTTGGCATCCTCAGACCTCCTTGATGTCCTCCTCACAG GGAAGTGCTGA